The sequence TATCTATTCAATTTTCTGGGCTGCCACCTTATGATTTATACTGGTGAGCACTAGTGATTCTGTTCAGACGAATGTTGTGCTATGATAAAATTATTACTCTGTGAAGTTTGGGGGAAATGTGATCAAGTCCAAAGACTCATTGTTATTTTCTTTGCATGTTGAATATGTAaaacttaaatatatataatttgaatcTGGGATTTTCCAATCATTACCAATGTTCAAGATAAATTGTTGATTATTAAACAAATTATCAAAATTAGTATTGTAAAAGTTTTCCAGGATGTTTAACAGTCAATAGTTATGCTGGAATATATGGTGGAAACATTGCTAGATTCATTCAGCAATCCATATGACTGATCTGATTATGAAATTTTCATTTCTCTACAGTCAAAGATCATCGAAAGATAGACGTTAACCTCGAGAATTTCCTGTTTTAGATACTTTTTAACTTCTGGAGCATTGGGGACAAGGAGCCAAATTATAAAAGATTATGTCTGCTGCACTGTTCCAGATAGTCTTAAGGATGTCAGAGAAATTTCCTCAAATGCATTTTTTAGATTATGTCATTATGTCTCCATCTATTGTTCTTTAACTACTATCCTATTGCTTTCTCAATTGCCAGGTAAGATTCCTTATTTAACCTTTCCCAAATTGTAATTATGTGGTGACACTTTGACCCTGTATATCAAATGATTGGGAAGTGTATGAAAACTTCTCCTCATATGGAAAATGATTTGTGTTTCCAATTTATTGGAATTTCTATAAGGGTTGAATGGTTgcataatattttcttatttcTTTCACTTGGTCGTATATTAGTTGTATAATTTGTCCAGCTTGTATtctgtttatttttaaaatgttcTATGCTTGCGtcaataatattattttcttattaTAGCTAACAGTATAAATATTGCATCCCTGCTCCTCAATACTCCCCAATATCTTTCCTTTAACAGTTCTAAaagcctaaaaaaaaaaaaaaaaagcttccTGTTGAATCTCCAATTCTTAATAGAATATGGAAACCATTGGAGCAATTTCTGAAGGGCAATGGAGCTCCTTCAATGGACTCTGCTCTGAGGAGGCTGATTTTGTGGCACAAATGCTTGGTAACTGTTCGCTTCCAAGCGAGATGCCAAGTAGATTTGTTTCACCTGATCCCGACTCCAACGACAAATCTGTTGAGGTTGATGAGAGTACGATGTACTCATCACACGAAAATGCTATCACACATTCTTTTTCAAGAGGGAATACTAATTATAATGAAGAGGCTGCTATCTTTTTTCCCTCTATAGGTCATGACAATTACTACTCCTGTGCCTCTCAACAATTTTTTGTGTCCAACAACAGTTTAATGACCATGGATTATTCTATGATGGAGGCTAAGAACAATGGCTCCCGAGTTTGTTTTCTTACTAACAATGTGAGGGAAGCGGACGACTTCTTAGACCGGGAGGTCAGTAACGACAGTTTGATGTCTAATGAGAAAGTACCTGGTGATGTTCTTGAAGGCAACAACTTGCAGCTAGGAATGGTGCATGAAACACCGGTGCTGGAACCATTGGCGGAAGATAAATTCTGTGTCCCTTCAGAGATGCGCAAGAAAAGGTCTCGACTACCTGGAGAAGTAAGAACAGAAAATAGATTTTATTTGACAAATTTTTCATCTGACGATTGAATGGGATTAAAGTTACCGGTTTCTTATTTGTCTTCTCACGCCATTCAGGATCAAAGTAACAGGAGCATGGAATTCAAGAAGTTCCCGAAGCTAGACAACAATGACTATGAAAACAACTACAATGACAATAGCAGTAATGCAACTTTAATGCAGCGCACTAGCAGCTGGTGCTCGGAGGATGAATCGATTGCTTCACTTGAGCATACGCATGGGGTGTCTTCAACTTCAATTCCGAAGGGTGGTCGAGTTCACAACTCAAGCGGCAAGACACGAGCCAGTAGGGGTTCAGCAACTGATCCTCAGAGCCTCTATGCTAGGGTAATTATCTGCAAAGTATTGTGCTTATTTAACATATTTAGATTTAGATGGTAATCCAATCATATGTTTGCTAATGATAATCTTTTCACCATTTTGCAGAAAAGAAGAGAGAGAATCAATGAGAGATTGAGAATCTTGCAGGGCCTTGTCCCTAATGGAACCAAGGTAAGCTCGGTTGAATTGGGTCGCCTTCGCCATTGAAATTTGGAAGGGGAATCTGATAAGTGATAatcattttttgttttgataGGTTGACATCAGCACAATGCTTGAAGAGGCTGTTCAATATGTAAAATTTTTGCAACTTCAGATTAAGGTAAGAATTGTTCTACAATTTGGCATGCAGATCTAGAGTGATGTAAGCATGAAGGAAACCAGTATTTTAATTTGGAAGACCATTAAAGAAAGCAATTAAGATGGGAACGTGCAAATGTCACGctttaaaataaattacacCATGATAGTTTTCCTTTGGCTCCACCTCTAAATTGGTTAATGAAGAACCTTTACCTCCTGTGTTGACAATGTAACTTTCGGGAGTGTTAAcaaagtgattaaatttatagattatggAGAGGCTGGGAAAAAAGAAGTAGTAgatagtgtttgaaaacaaaataTCACATTTGTAGAAGCAGAACCAGCTGCTTCCATCTCACTAGATAAGCTGACTCATAATAAACACATAAAACTGATTTTTTTAAAGCAAAAaaccaataataaatttttaagtgATAGCAAACACTCACTTGATTATTCAATGTATTATTTTCTCGTCtagattttatgaaataaaaCTTTTTGTGGCTTTATATCTTTTGGAGCTTGAGTTGCTTGTGGATTTCCAAATCTTGATTAATGTTATGTCATGCAGCTTTTGAGCTCTGATGATCTATGGATGTATGCTCCAATCGCCTACAATGGGATGGACATCGGGCTCGATCTCAAGATTCCATCCCCAAAAACACAATCCTAATTCTGACTGTGACTACCACGACTAAGACGACGACGACGACTTAATtcgattgaattttttttttgaataaatatcACATGATACATACATAAATACAGAATTGctactttttttttattgttttttcccCTCCTTTTTgacattttaatttaatatatataccgGCGATATAATTCTTTTACGAGGCCTAATAATTCTTGTTCCTTTCTTGAGtctaattaatatttaataataccATGCACCGGTGTACTTTGTGGTTTTCCTTCTTTTTGGTTGTTTTCCAAGTTAAACTCCAACATTTTGTTCATTATGTCTGCATACAACATGAAAGGAATAGTTTTACATTATAAGCATAATTATCATCAGTTCTTTAAGTTAATTACTCGGTTGATACTTGATATTTTTAGGGATCACAATGGGTTATTAAGATTTAAGACATACCTAAAAGTAACGcaagtaaaaaaaaagaaaaaggaacgGGCCACACATGCCAAAcaattatatttttagtattgTTCGACACgtgatattttaaataaaatagttCAGAGTGAGGTTCTTATTAGTTATCAAAAACTAACTAAATTGATACAATATATTTATAAGTATAAACAAACTCCATTGTTGGTAGGAATTCAAATTAATGAAAGCCGATTGTGAGCTTCCGAAGATCGCTTCGATAAAAAATCGTTTTATTATGTGTTAAGATAAACGAACTAAACTTAAGCATAATTTGCAATATTTGGTTTAATTCGTGAATATGTTCGTTATTAAACCTATGAATCATCTTTtagatgaaaaataatatatttgtttttttatattttatattttatttttattttttaatattaatattttatgaaatgtgtacatgtttttttttcaacGGATTGATagtgtatttttattatatatttaatttcaatttttttatatttgaattaaataaatatattaaaataattttattattattttttaaattaataaaattaaaactgaaaaagtaatattattattttgaaaataaatgataatttaaatattataaaatatatttaaaatgtattatttaatataaaataattttaaattattgagTGGAATGTGAGACccataaataatgaatgttaatgTTAAAAAAATTGTGGGTGGAAGAAGTATGTGTTATTAACAGTGAGACTCATATTTTTTTGATGATATAGAGGGTGCATTAACGCATAGCATTGTGCCTAAGAGATACTTAATCCAAAATTCCAGGTTCTAAAAAGCGTGAGCATGTCGAAGCGTGGAGGTCAAACTTCAAGTTTTTCATGCTTAAGCGAGATTAGAACGAGCTTAAGCGTGAAAAAtcgtttttaatttttactataattttaattattttaagacaaacattaaataaaatgttagattaaccataattatatgattgaatatataattcaacttctaaactataaatatacatatttataaaaatgctttcattttaaaaaataaatgaaaatgacAGATGTATCTATCTGAAGAAGGATGAAGGGAAGGTTATCTTGTATCTACTGATTTacattgatgatatattgattgcaagtaaaagtAGGACAGAGATATCATACTTGAAACAACAACTCAACTaagagtttgagatgaaagatctgaGATAAGCGAAGAGAATATTGGGCATGGACATAGTGAAAAACAGGAAAAGGCAGGAGATTAATCTGAATGAGAAGAACTACTTGAAAAAGGTTGTTCTGAGGTATAATATGAATCAAGCAAAATCTGTCTTGACCCCTCTGGTACATCATTTGAAGCTATCTGTGAATCAGTCACCTGAAAGTGAGGAagacaagatgaagatgactggTATACCATATGCTAGTGAAGTGGGAAGTTtcatatatggaatggtgtgtagtAGGCCTGATATGGCATACGCAATCAATGTTGTGTCAAGATTTATGGCTAATCCAGGTACATATCATTGGGAAGCTCTGAAATGGATTCTccgatatctcataaacacaacTGGATTGGGGTTGAAGTTTGAGAAACAACAAGATGGAATTGATCCGTTggttggatatgtggattcagattttgctgaaaacttagacacgagaaagtcattgactggatatgtgttcaccttttatggCTCAGCGATCATTTGGAAGTCTAATCTACAGTCAGTGGTTGCCctttctaccactgaggcagagtTCATAGCTGTTACTGAGGCCATAAAAGAAGGATTGTGGTTAAAGGGGA comes from Henckelia pumila isolate YLH828 chromosome 4, ASM3356847v2, whole genome shotgun sequence and encodes:
- the LOC140864188 gene encoding transcription factor bHLH84 isoform X3 — encoded protein: MSLCLHLLFFNYYPIAFSIASLMTMDYSMMEAKNNGSRVCFLTNNVREADDFLDREVSNDSLMSNEKVPGDVLEGNNLQLGMVHETPVLEPLAEDKFCVPSEMRKKRSRLPGEDQSNRSMEFKKFPKLDNNDYENNYNDNSSNATLMQRTSSWCSEDESIASLEHTHGVSSTSIPKGGRVHNSSGKTRASRGSATDPQSLYARKRRERINERLRILQGLVPNGTKVDISTMLEEAVQYVKFLQLQIKLLSSDDLWMYAPIAYNGMDIGLDLKIPSPKTQS
- the LOC140864188 gene encoding uncharacterized protein isoform X1, giving the protein METIGAISEGQWSSFNGLCSEEADFVAQMLGNCSLPSEMPSRFVSPDPDSNDKSVEVDESTMYSSHENAITHSFSRGNTNYNEEAAIFFPSIGHDNYYSCASQQFFVSNNSLMTMDYSMMEAKNNGSRVCFLTNNVREADDFLDREVSNDSLMSNEKVPGDVLEGNNLQLGMVHETPVLEPLAEDKFCVPSEMRKKRSRLPGEDQSNRSMEFKKFPKLDNNDYENNYNDNSSNATLMQRTSSWCSEDESIASLEHTHGVSSTSIPKGGRVHNSSGKTRASRGSATDPQSLYARKRRERINERLRILQGLVPNGTKVDISTMLEEAVQYVKFLQLQIKLLSSDDLWMYAPIAYNGMDIGLDLKIPSPKTQS
- the LOC140864188 gene encoding uncharacterized protein isoform X2; the encoded protein is METIGAISEGQWSSFNGLCSEEADFVAQMLGNCSLPSEMPSRFVSPDPDSNDKSVEVDESTMYSSHENAITHSFSRGNTNYNEEAAIFFPSIGHDNYYSCASQQFFVSNNSLMTMDYSMMEAKNNGSRVCFLTNNVREADDFLDRELGMVHETPVLEPLAEDKFCVPSEMRKKRSRLPGEDQSNRSMEFKKFPKLDNNDYENNYNDNSSNATLMQRTSSWCSEDESIASLEHTHGVSSTSIPKGGRVHNSSGKTRASRGSATDPQSLYARKRRERINERLRILQGLVPNGTKVDISTMLEEAVQYVKFLQLQIKLLSSDDLWMYAPIAYNGMDIGLDLKIPSPKTQS